In Pseudoalteromonas sp. NC201, a single window of DNA contains:
- a CDS encoding ABC transporter ATP-binding protein has protein sequence MITIKSLSKSFSKEVLFDNYSQEFEHNRICLAAPNGVGKTTLLCMIAGLDDAFNGDILLQDKKIDKRQTLVALASDNIPFPAFLRAKELLTLTSTAWQCDFPSQLVNDFQFETFLMTRYADLSSGNKKKLQLINALMRNTPYLLLDEPTAALDAAGCEYIVELAQNYAGMVLMTSHEPEPFLQVGFHSVPLAPKQGS, from the coding sequence ATGATAACGATAAAATCTCTAAGTAAAAGCTTCTCCAAAGAGGTACTGTTTGACAATTACTCACAAGAGTTTGAGCATAATAGAATTTGTTTAGCGGCGCCGAATGGCGTAGGGAAAACCACCTTACTGTGCATGATTGCTGGGCTTGATGATGCGTTCAATGGCGACATTCTATTACAAGACAAGAAAATCGATAAACGCCAAACACTTGTTGCACTTGCGTCAGACAACATTCCATTTCCTGCTTTTTTGCGTGCAAAAGAGTTATTAACTCTCACATCAACCGCATGGCAATGTGATTTTCCTTCGCAGCTTGTAAACGACTTTCAGTTTGAAACCTTTTTAATGACGCGTTACGCGGATCTCTCCTCTGGTAACAAAAAGAAGCTTCAGCTTATTAATGCCTTGATGCGTAATACCCCTTATTTATTGCTCGATGAGCCTACTGCAGCTTTGGACGCGGCAGGCTGCGAATATATCGTTGAGCTCGCGCAAAACTACGCTGGCATGGTGCTGATGACAAGTCATGAGCCTGAACCTTTTTTACAAGTTGGATTTCACTCTGTTCCCTTAGCACCAAAACAGGGTAGTTAA
- a CDS encoding DUF6136 family protein encodes MLYYYRYRKASLSLSLQAIGQQLQQFGLMIAALFQVYLLGFIAILFMGIGKIVESDNPVAQVQIAWGLLAAQSFILFVFRDAVLDKAHRSYHHTILHRTIHQKVADGLSVLVVHPLLLMTLILCYSIGIEKITQAWHLLFFAVTQFFVALCFIYRPLGTSIGLLITAIISFAVVEITWYLIAVNLIVFGCAALLPRKVTLSVMVKGLTTFWLSFAYNHYFVLLWRIVMSVLVLWFGAILSAERPDLMANYVPGLVTLNLLWWSSLAIDLKPEVYDRTAYWLSIDKLQSAKQSIWIIVLTAAVCFSVPVYMLLGLSAVSLLPYAFLPLLVLSALKSPQLLAMTWLSTLVLSYTAYVLL; translated from the coding sequence ATGCTTTATTACTATCGTTACAGAAAAGCATCACTTTCCTTATCGCTGCAAGCTATAGGCCAGCAACTTCAGCAATTTGGCTTGATGATAGCTGCATTGTTTCAAGTTTATCTGCTAGGTTTTATCGCAATACTATTTATGGGTATAGGTAAAATTGTAGAAAGTGATAATCCCGTTGCACAGGTACAAATTGCGTGGGGATTACTTGCGGCGCAAAGCTTTATTCTATTTGTGTTTCGAGATGCGGTTTTGGACAAAGCGCACCGAAGTTACCACCACACGATCCTGCATCGTACCATCCATCAAAAAGTGGCGGATGGATTGTCCGTACTGGTTGTTCACCCCTTATTATTGATGACGCTAATTCTTTGCTACTCGATTGGAATTGAGAAAATCACACAAGCATGGCATTTACTGTTTTTTGCGGTGACGCAATTCTTCGTTGCTCTTTGTTTTATTTATCGTCCTTTGGGGACCAGTATTGGATTATTGATAACAGCTATTATCAGTTTTGCTGTTGTCGAAATTACTTGGTATTTGATTGCTGTAAACCTAATAGTGTTTGGCTGTGCTGCTTTGCTACCGCGTAAAGTGACGTTATCGGTAATGGTTAAAGGGTTAACGACATTTTGGCTGAGCTTTGCTTACAACCACTATTTTGTGTTGCTTTGGCGCATTGTGATGAGTGTGTTGGTGCTATGGTTTGGCGCGATCTTAAGCGCAGAGCGCCCCGATCTGATGGCAAATTACGTTCCAGGTCTGGTGACGTTAAATCTATTATGGTGGTCGAGCCTTGCCATTGATCTCAAACCTGAAGTCTACGACCGCACTGCATATTGGTTGAGTATAGATAAGCTGCAATCGGCAAAGCAGAGCATCTGGATTATTGTGCTGACGGCTGCCGTCTGTTTTTCAGTGCCTGTCTATATGTTATTAGGACTGAGTGCAGTGAGCCTGTTACCCTATGCCTTTCTACCACTTTTAGTGTTAAGTGCATTAAAAAGTCCACAGCTTTTAGCTATGACTTGGCTCAGCACCTTAGTGCTGAGCTATACCGCGTATGTGCTTTTGTAA
- a CDS encoding winged helix-turn-helix domain-containing protein, with the protein MKLVLSVQAQEVEMVCFGHWQFDLQQDCLTHRQSQETVKLEPQMARLLALFIEHHNEVLEKYWLTEQLWQHAVVEPNSLYQLLTKLRKVLGDDPKNPIYIKTIPKRGYRFIAPLERHEIAPRHTAKPVNVIAKSRILSLSAVAMAVLCFGAIAFFNQAPTEKTPSRYETSSLSHELGLEFDVDAHQSKDLIAYVKDFTHLIIANKQGYQLNEHRFDSRISFPSWSPDSDKLAFWQYQGSGCQLHVMTAAGQFFHSSQILPCQVGTKPVWKNDKELILTFGQYNAKAAHLYRLESHQMVKLPLALAANERLKMALRAWQDKTYYLVQDKQGLARLQTLDGTVHLKWSAPVTSVAFDVYHQAVIASQYGSLSRHFRDGDSQAIKETEIGLYTSFSSDNRGDIFAALESFQVNIKDRDDLPLFSSSSIDYLPLTNSLGETAFMSRRSGVCEVYLYHDDKINQLSFHQGHEYVGFLVWSPELSYLASNRDNDLVIYDRKRPLTQFNSQLSLPVKSMGWIDEQTLWAYDGETLNQYSLSGALISSHDSTADFVFYHPERQTWFVLQQNLLLEYETLFESDSEALNKYALSQKQTNQFSNLRIRGNDIYWQSAWSKRDYIWQLTLMPEQNPTLKKVGHLIWHYDIDALGDLLIAKMESVEGDIKKLTRLSEAAN; encoded by the coding sequence TTGAAATTGGTACTCAGCGTGCAGGCACAGGAAGTAGAGATGGTTTGTTTTGGACATTGGCAGTTTGATCTCCAGCAAGATTGCCTAACACATAGGCAAAGCCAAGAAACCGTAAAACTTGAGCCACAAATGGCAAGGTTACTCGCGCTTTTTATTGAGCATCATAACGAAGTGCTAGAGAAATATTGGCTTACCGAACAGCTGTGGCAACATGCGGTTGTCGAACCTAATAGTCTTTATCAGCTTCTGACTAAACTGCGAAAAGTGCTCGGGGACGACCCTAAAAACCCGATTTACATCAAAACCATCCCAAAGCGGGGCTATCGCTTTATCGCACCACTAGAAAGACATGAAATAGCACCTCGTCATACGGCAAAACCAGTCAACGTAATCGCCAAGTCCCGTATTTTATCACTCAGTGCCGTCGCAATGGCGGTTCTATGCTTTGGCGCAATCGCTTTTTTTAATCAAGCACCGACTGAAAAAACACCATCACGCTACGAAACTTCTAGCCTCAGTCATGAGCTTGGCCTTGAATTTGACGTTGATGCCCACCAAAGCAAAGATCTCATCGCCTATGTAAAAGATTTTACCCACCTTATTATTGCCAACAAACAAGGCTATCAATTAAATGAACACCGCTTTGATTCGCGGATCAGCTTTCCAAGTTGGAGTCCCGACTCAGATAAGCTGGCATTCTGGCAATATCAAGGTAGTGGCTGTCAACTTCATGTTATGACTGCCGCAGGGCAATTTTTCCACAGTTCTCAAATTCTTCCGTGCCAAGTTGGTACTAAACCCGTTTGGAAAAATGACAAAGAGCTCATCCTAACGTTCGGCCAATATAATGCCAAAGCAGCACACCTTTACCGGCTTGAGTCCCATCAAATGGTTAAGCTGCCACTTGCTTTGGCAGCCAACGAGCGGTTAAAAATGGCCCTTCGAGCATGGCAAGATAAAACCTATTATTTAGTTCAAGATAAACAAGGGTTAGCACGACTACAAACGCTCGATGGCACGGTACATCTAAAGTGGTCAGCTCCAGTCACTTCAGTTGCGTTTGATGTTTATCATCAAGCTGTGATTGCGAGCCAATATGGCAGCCTATCGCGACACTTTAGAGACGGTGACAGTCAAGCCATCAAAGAAACGGAAATTGGCTTATACACAAGCTTCTCAAGCGATAATCGCGGCGATATATTCGCGGCATTGGAGAGTTTTCAAGTTAATATCAAAGACCGAGATGATCTCCCCTTATTTTCAAGCTCAAGCATCGACTATCTACCACTGACCAACAGCTTGGGGGAAACGGCGTTTATGTCGAGGCGCAGCGGCGTATGCGAGGTGTATCTATATCACGATGATAAAATCAATCAGCTTTCCTTTCATCAGGGGCATGAATACGTTGGTTTTTTAGTATGGAGTCCAGAGCTGAGCTATTTGGCCTCAAACCGTGATAACGATTTAGTGATATACGACCGAAAACGCCCACTCACCCAGTTCAATTCACAGCTGAGTCTGCCCGTCAAAAGCATGGGCTGGATAGATGAGCAAACACTATGGGCTTATGACGGCGAAACATTAAACCAATACAGCTTGTCTGGGGCGCTTATCAGCAGTCATGATAGTACAGCTGACTTTGTCTTTTATCACCCCGAAAGACAAACCTGGTTTGTGCTACAACAAAACCTACTGCTTGAGTACGAGACGCTCTTCGAAAGCGACTCAGAAGCGTTAAATAAATATGCGTTAAGTCAAAAACAAACCAATCAATTTAGTAACTTAAGAATTCGCGGCAACGACATCTATTGGCAATCCGCTTGGTCAAAAAGGGACTACATTTGGCAACTCACCTTGATGCCAGAGCAAAACCCTACGCTTAAAAAAGTCGGCCACTTGATTTGGCACTACGATATCGACGCGCTTGGGGATCTACTCATAGCAAAAATGGAAAGTGTAGAAGGCGATATCAAGAAACTGACTCGCCTATCTGAAGCTGCTAACTAA